DNA from Deltaproteobacteria bacterium:
GAAACAGCGGCAGCGCCAGGATAATGGCCAGAAGAAGAGAAAAAGGAGTATAAACCTTGAGAGAACCGGCGCGGAAATATTTGGCCAGCTCTTTGTAACTAAGGACTTCCCTGGGGCTGGTTTTTAGCTCGGAGGGAGTGGTTGCCCCCAGGAATCTTGAGGCCACCCAGAAGTTGAGGAAAAAAACCATGAAAAACAGGAGGGTAAATAAACCGAAAATCAAATATCGATAAATAAATCGTAGCCAGAAATATTGGCCATACCCCAGGGCCTGGAACCACCATAAGTCCACAATAAAATCTATAAAGATCAGGGTCAGGACCACATATAAGAGGCCCAAAGCCATTAGGCCAGAGATTAACAACAATAACCATCTTTTCCAGCGCGGCATAATTCTACTCCGTTGGTGCAGCGATCACTAATCTGATCATCGACTGGGACGCGCCGTCCCATCTTGTCTGGTGGCGACTGACGGAGGCAAACAGCGATAAACCATCTTGACCTGTATTTTTTATCCTGGACTTAAGCCGCTGTCCATTAATAATTGCAGACCTGAAGTTCTTTTATGGTCTAGTGGGGTGCTTTTAAAGATAATAGAGTTACTTGGAGCACTTAAAAGCTTTATTCATATGGAGGGCCGGGGGACCGCCAGTCCCTTCTTCCAAGAGCATTTTTCTCCGGCCCCGACCGATTACTTTATGAACTTATGTATAAATTATAACCTTTAGGCTGGCAAACTCAAACCCTTTACAATGATTTCAAGGCCAGCAGAATAAATGACCGGCCAAATACGGTGCGAAACGACTAACCACCGGGGTGGCCCCAACCAAGCCGCCTTTAAAAATACCAGCCACCCCTTGTCAAAAATGACTGAAAAAATAATAATAACAGCCACAACCTGGATCGCCCTTTCTAATTGTCCGGGTACTTACAGATTTATTCGCACCTTACAGACATTGCCCCTATTCGGCACAATGATTGGGGGGAAGGACTGATTATGAAAATTAGCAGTGGCCTGAGTTTATTATTGGTATTGTTTTTATATACTGCTTGCCTGGCTGAGCTCGCCGCCCCAGAAAATCCCACCAAGGAAATTTTCATTAATGGGGTGAGGATCAAAGCCGAAGTGGTGCATACACCAGAGAAAATCTATCAGGGGCTCAGCGGCCGAAAAGCCTTGCCAGAAGGCCACGGCATGCTGTTCGTCATGCCCGCCTTGGAGTGTCAGCATTTTTGTATGCGGGGGATGTTATTTCCTATCGATATTATCTGGATTGCTAATACCCGGATCATCGGCCTGGCCCAGCATCTTTCCCCTCAAGATAATGGCACATTCTCCTCGCCCGCCCCGGCCAATTACGTCTTGGAGGTCTCGGCGGGATTTTGTGATAAACACCGGATCGAAATCAACGATACGATATTTTTTAAGTGATACAATTCTTCCCCTTAGGGCCAGAACCCACCGCTCATAACATGTTGCCAGGAATTAACACCTTGTTCTCCCCCCGCCGTTATCGTCTCCTTAATACCATTAACTCCCCCATCCAAGCTAGCACAGTGATTTTTTTGGTGATCTGGCTGGGAATCGGAGCTGAACCGGTATGGGGGTCCTCCGGCCTAATGGCGGCCCTGCCCAGCGGGATGCAGATCTATCGCCGCCTGCTCAAACCCTTACTCCGGCTCATCCTGGCCATCGGCTTCGGTCTTTTGCTCGGCAATCTCATCGAAGGCAGCGGACTTACCGGCCGTCTGGGGCGGCTGGCCATGCCCCTGTTGCGCTGGGGCCATCTGCGGGAGCAATCCGCGGTGGCCTTCACCACCGCGTTTTTCTCCTCCGTTGCCGCCAATACCATGCTAATGAATTCCTATCAGGAGCAGCAGATCAGCCGCCAGGAGCTGGTGCTGTCTTCGCTGGTGCTCACCCTTCCTACCTTTTTCCTCCATCTGCCCACCACTTTTTTCATTATTACCCCTTTAGTCGGGTGGATCGGGGTTTATTATCTGGGGGTGCTGCTGGCCGCGGCGCTCCTTCGAACCGTGGCCTTTTTAGGTTACAGTCGCATGAAACTGCCTCCGCCGCCAGTCTGTCCGCAATGTGCCGGTTTCCCTCGTCCCGATTGGCGGACGGTCTGGCGCCAGAGTTGGCCAAAATTCACCAGCCGCTTCCGGCAGGTGCTATTGATTACGGTTCCGGTATTTCTGGTAATTTTCTTGGCCCAGGAAGGTGGATTTTTTGAGTGGCTGAAAGTGAGGCTGGCACAAAGCTTACTAACCTCCTCGATCCAGGTGGAGTCCTTGAGTATTATCGTCCTGTCCCTGGCCGCAGAAACCACCGCCGGGTTTGCCGCGGCCGGAGCCTTTTGGGAGACCCAGGCCCTGAGCCCGCCCGCCATTCTCCTGACCCTGCTGGTTGGGACCATCCTCTCCAGCCCGGTCCGGGCTGTGCGGCACCAACTCCCCTACTATCTGGGGATTTTTACCCCCGCCCTGGGGTTTAAGATCATGGTCCTGTCCCAACTCTGCCGGGCTCTTAGCCTGATGCCCTTTTTGTTGCTCTTATATCTTTGGGATCTGCCTATAATATGGTAAGGTTTAATACCTTTGGTCTGATCTTATTGCTTCGGAGCCTTTAAAAGGTTAATTTGCATGGGGGGCTGGAGGAACATAAGGCTGTGACCCTCCTACCATAACCGTTTTTTGACCCCGATGGATTAATTTTAGGAGCTGAGCAATATGTCAACTCTTTTTCAAGCTCTTTTCCGATTATTGAATACGTTTATTTAGTTGCACAATCGTCCCAAATCCGCCTCGGGGGCAAAGGTTCGAATTCTCTCGTCTCGACAAGATTGATGTAAATTTCTTTAGAAATAAAATCATGGCGCCAAATGATTCGCCATTCATGACCAGAAAAAATTTTATCTTGGCCATCTCCAAGCAGGCTTACCAAGCGGTGATCTTTGATCTCGACGGGGTGGTTACCAAGACCGCCAAGGTTCACGTCCAAGCCTGGAAGAAGCTATTTGATGAGTATTTCGAACAACTGGCCTGTCGGACCGGCCAGAAGTTTGAGCCCTTCGATTCTGACCATGATTACCGCTCTTACGTGGACGGCAAGCCCCGCTACGAGGGCGTAAAGAGTTTTTTAGCCTCCCGGAATCTCGAGCTGCCTTATGGTTCTCCCGATGATCATCCTGACCAGGAGACCGTATGCGGGCTGGGGAACCGGAAAAATGAGTTCTTTCACGACCAGCTCCAGAAGCACGGAGTAGAGGTTTATGATTCTACGGTGAGTCTGATTCACCACTTGCGGGCCGGCAATTTCCAGACCGCCATCGTCTCCTCCAGCCAGAACTGCGCCGCCATCCTAAAAAAAGCCGGACTCACCGATCTGTTCGATGCCCGGGTGGATGGCACCGACTCAGCTCAGATGGGGCTTAAGGGCAAACCCGACCCGGACATCTTCCTGGAGGCAGCCCGCCGCTTAGGAGTCGCTCCCCCGCAGGCCGTCGTTATCGAAGATTCTCTCGCCGGCGTGCAGGCGGGGCGCCGGGGCGGGTTTGGGCTGGTCATCGGTGTCGACCGCACCGGTCATGCCGCGGCCCTCAAGGAAAATGGAGCCGATTTAGTGGTAAGCGACCTGGCGGAAATTGCGGTCAGGACTTCCTCGGAAGGGAGGGTGAACGGTTGTCCCTCGGCCTTGCACCACCTGGGGGAGATTTGGCCGCGGCTTAAGAGCAAACGTCTGGCCGTTTTTCTGGACTATGACGGGACCCTCACCCCCATCGTCGATCGTCCGAAACTGGCGGTGCTCTCCCCCCGGGTCCGGCAAACCCTGAAGAAACTGGCAAAGCATTGCACCGTCGCCATAATCAGCGGTCGGGATCTTAAGGACGTGCAGAATCTGGTTGGCCTGAACTCCATCTTTTATGCTGGCAGCCATGGTTTTGATATTGCCGGGCCTGAAGGGCGGCACCTGGAACACCATGCGGGGACAGAGTTTCTTCCGGTGCTGGACCAGGCTGAGCAATGGCTTCGGGAAAGTTTGGAAAAAATTCACGGTGTCCTGGTGGAACGGAAAAAGTTTTCCATTGCCGTGCATTATCGGCTGGTAGACCCGGGACGGCGGCAAGAGGTGGAAGCAGCCGTGGACCGGGTGCTGGCGGATTTTCCCGAGTTGCGTAAAGGCCAAGGGAAGAAAATATTTGAATTGCAGCCCAAAATTGATTGGGACAAGGGGAAAGCCTTGCTGTGGCTGCTGGAGGCCCTGGAAATGGATGGTGCCGACGTCCTGCCGCTTTACATTGGCGATGATGTAACTGATGAAGATGCCTTCCAAGTCCTGCAAGACCGGGGCCTTGGCATCGTGGTCCAGGAGGAGGCCCAACCGACTGCGGCCCAATACCGTTTGCGCCATCCGGAGGAGGTGGAAATTTTTCTCAATGCACTCCTTGAGATATACGAAGGAGAACATCAATGAATCAGTGGACGCTGGTCTACGAGGGATTTGACCCCCAACAAGAGGGATTGCGGGAAGCCATGTGCACCCTGGGGAACGGTTATTTTGCCACACGGGGGGCCGGACCGGAAGCCGCGGCCGATAACATCCACTATCCCGGCACCTATCTGAGCGGGGGTTACAATCGCCTGAAAACCGAAATCGCCGGCAAAAGCATTGAGAATGAAGACCTGGTCAACATGCCGAACTGGCTGCCGCTGAATTTTCGCATTGGCAGCCGAAACTGGTTTAACCTGATGGCCGTTGATCTTATTTCCTATCGCCAGGAGCTTGATCTGAAAGAGGGGATCCTGCGACGCCGCTTTCGGTTCCGTGACAGCCAGGGGCGGCAGACCCAAGTGACCTGCCGGCGTCTGGTCCATATGCAAAATCCCCACTATGGTGCCCAGGAACTAACCCTGACCGCCGAGAATTGGTCCGGTCCAGTGGAGTTTTGCACTGCCCTGGACGGCCGGGTGATCAACGCCGGAGTGGAACGCTACAAGCAACTTAACAACAACCACCTGGAACCGCTGGCAACCAGAATGATCGATGCCGAAGCCATTTATCTTGAAGTACAGACCAACCAATCCAAACTGCGGGTCTCCCAGGCCGCCCGGACCAGAGTTTACCAGGATGGCCAACTCCTGGAAATAGAGCGCAAATTGATCGAGAAACCGCGGTACATCGCCCAGCACTTTAACCTCGACCTTAAGGAAGGCCGCGAAGTATTAATTGAAAAAGCGATGGCGATGTATACCTCGCGCGACCGCGGCATCTCCGAGTGTGGACTGGCAGCCCAAGAGGCCCTCCAGCGGTGTGTAAGTTTTGCAGCTCTCCATGAAAGTCACACTCTGGCCTGGGAACAGTTGTGGCGCCGTTTCGAAATCGAATTCCAATCCAATGATGTCAGTGAGACCGATGATGAATACATCACCATGGTTCTCCACCTCTATATATTCCACCTGCTGCAGACTACCTCGATGCACACCATGGACCTGGACGTGGGAGTGCCTTCCCGGGGCTGGCACGGGGAGGCCTACCGCGGGCACATCTTCTGGGACGAGTTGTTCGTTTTTCCTTTTTTGAACCTGCGGCTCCATGAGATTACCCGGGCTTTGCTACAGTATCGGTTCCGACGCCTCAACGAAGCCAGATTTAATGCCCGGCAGTATGGATACCGGGGGGCCTTATACCCCTGGCAAAGTGGCAGCAGCGGGCGGGAGGAGAGCCAGAAAATTCACCTCAACCCGAGGTCCAGACGTTGGATTCCGGATAATACCTATCTGCAATTCCACGTAAATTCCGCGATCGCGTACAACGTTTACCACTATTTCCAGGTAACCAGGGATTTGGAATTTTTGGCCTTTTTCGGAGCGGAGATGATGCTGGAGATCGCCCGCTTCTGGGGCAGCATTGCCACCTATAATCCTTCCCTGGAGCGCTATGAAATTCTGGGGGTCATGGGCCCGGATGAATACCACGACAGATATCCCGACCGGGAAGAACCGGGGCTGGACAACAATGCCTATACTAACCTGATGGCGGTCTGGGTATTGAGCCGTACTTTAGAACTGTTCGACCTACTGCCGGAAGATCGCAGTCTGGAACTCTGCAAAAGCCTTGAGCTGCAAAAAGCCGAGATGGAGCGCTGGCGGGACATCAGCCACAAAATGTTTGTGCCGTTCCATGATGACGGCATCATCAGCCAGTTTCAAGGCTACGAGCAGTTGGCCGAATTTGATTGGGACGGCTATCGGAAAAAATATGGTGACATCCAGCGCCTGGACCGCATCCTGGAGGCGGAAGGAGACACCCCCAACCGCTATAAGGTGTCCAAACAGGCGGATGTCTTGATGTTGTTTTATCTCTTCTCCTCCGAACAATTACGGGAGCTGTTTGAGCAATTGGGCTACCCCTTTGCATATGAGACCATCCCCAAAAACATTGATTATTACTTAAAAAGGACTTCCCACGGTTCCACTCTGAGCCGAGTTGCCCACTCCTGGGTGTTGGTACGGTCGGACCGGGCTGGCTCTTGGCAGCTTTTCAACCAGGCCCTGGCCAGCGACATTGCGGATATTCAGGGCGGAACCACCCCCGAGGGCATTCATCTGGGCGCCATGGCCGGAGTGGTGGATTTAATGCAACGGGCCTACACCGGGGTAGAAACCCGGGGCAACGTTTTGTTGTTCAATCCGTTTCTGCCTAAAGAACTGGGCAAGCTGCACCTGCGCATCCGATATCGCTGCCATTCTCTGGAGATAACCCTGACGCCGGATAAATTGCGCATTGAGGCTTTGGAGTTTCCGGCCGGGCCGATTCGAATCGGGGTCAGAGGAAATGTCTTTGAACTCAAAAGAGGCGAAACCATAGAGGTATCATTAGCCTGACAGCAAAAATTAGCCAGGCTCCATAAAGGCGGCTTTAGCGGCCAGCACGCCGAAGACACCGTGCGCCACTAGCGGCCTAGGCAGGGAAGAATGGCCCCACAGTGCCGCGGTCATCTTGGACCTCATGCTTACCCAACTCCGGGGAACCAACTCCCCCAGGAGGGTGGTAAACCCCCAGAATTGATCCCCATGGGACTACAGCCTATCTGGGTAATATCTTAATTAAAAAAATGCTGTTCTGATTCTCCCGGCCGGACCGCCGCCCCTGGCCGCCCTGATCCTCCAAGGAGAGACCGCCTATGACCAGGGCAACTTGCCGGAGGCGTAGGACAAGGCCGAAACCGTCCTGTCCCAAACTCCTGATAATGGTCGAGCCCTGACCTTAATGGGGTGGGTCATACCAAGTTGCGATCAAAGAGCCAAAATGCCCCCTCACCCTCGCCCTCTACCCCGCTGGCGGGGGAGAGGGGATAAAGCTGTATCTCAGCTGAACGCGGCTAGTCGTCAGATGCCGCACGCGGCTCTGCCCCGGGCCTGGAGGAGGAATTTATGGGCGGCCTCTTTGCGGTTCTGGACCAGATAAATCTGGGCCAACAAGGCCCTGGAGGTCTGGGACTACGCCAAGACCCTGGATCCCAAGGATTCCACTCCCCACCTTTTAAAGGCATCGCCTTGGCCGTTTTGAACCGGCCCGGGGAGGCCATCCAGGAGATCAATAAGTCCATTGAGCTGAACGACAATGTCGCGATCTTCCGGGGCCGCCAATCCCTGGACCAGGATTTAGCGGTGCGCAATGCCGGTCTGGCCCGGGCCTGCCAGCAGTTAGCGGTCACGGCCGTCAAGTATGAGCCGGTTAACGGTGCGGCCCACCTGTTCTTGCGGGATATCACTACTGCCAGCCGGGCCGGTGCTGCCGCCCCCCTCTTTACTTCTGGCCTGCTCCTGGGCTTTGCTAACACAGAGTCAGCTCTCTTGCGCGTGCTGTCACCGGCCAATCAGGCTACCTACCGCAGCCTCCAGTTTCTTGGCACTGAGGCTCTGGGCCTGACTCGGGATTACGCCCCCATGTTTGAGATGCCCTTCGCCCGGGTCGGCGTTAGCGGAGGGCTTGGGGCCACGGAAGGCAGTAAATTGCGCCAGGATCACCAGGCCGTGGCGTACGGCGGCGGTGACGGCTCCGGGTTGATGGCAAGGAGAGCTTAGCAAGAAACCACACCAGAGGGGTACTGTCAAATCAAGTCTGATTCAGGGCATTTAAAAAAGTCTTGACAAAGGTTAGAAAGCCGGGCTAAAAATACGACAATTGAGGGGATTGAACCCCTTTAACACTACCCCGAAGTCTAAAGCCGTCAGAATTAAGCCACGAAGGCGTTTCCACCTGGAGGTGGAGTCTCGTGGTTTTTTTTTGCCCGGCTTTTAGGAAAAATTTACGAGTTCTTAATGATGAAAGGTTGGCGGGATGGTAGGGATTAAACTGGCGAAGCCGATATGGATAACGGCCTTACTCATGGTAGGGGGGATGCTTGCAGTCCTTCCGGCGGTTGCTGGTTCGGGAACCTTATACTTAGTGAGCACCGGGCCGGGCGACCCCCAACACCTCACGGTCAAGGCCCTGGAGACCATTAAAAATGCCGACTTGGTGTTATGCAGCCATCAATCGGCCAAGAATTTGCGAGAAATCCTAAAGGGAAAAAAGGTGGAGGATCCCTGGAAGGAACTCTGGTTTTATCAAGGGGTGCCATGGATGAAAGATCTTGCCACCTTCAAACCAGAAGCGCGGGCCAAGATCGTGGCGGAAAAAAAGCGCCAACGAGATGAATATGTCAAGCGGCTGCAAATCCTCCTGGACCAGGGGAAAAAAGTGGCGCTTTTGGAAGGCGGCGACCCTACCGTCTATAGCCGAAGCTTCTGGATTTTGGATGAATTAGACGAGGGCCGGGTGGAAATTATCCCCGGGGTGGGAGCCATGACCGCGGCCATGGCCGCTCTGAAGAAAAGCAGCACCGGTGGCGGGGCC
Protein-coding regions in this window:
- a CDS encoding DUF192 domain-containing protein — translated: MKISSGLSLLLVLFLYTACLAELAAPENPTKEIFINGVRIKAEVVHTPEKIYQGLSGRKALPEGHGMLFVMPALECQHFCMRGMLFPIDIIWIANTRIIGLAQHLSPQDNGTFSSPAPANYVLEVSAGFCDKHRIEINDTIFFK
- a CDS encoding tetrapyrrole methylase, translating into MVGIKLAKPIWITALLMVGGMLAVLPAVAGSGTLYLVSTGPGDPQHLTVKALETIKNADLVLCSHQSAKNLREILKGKKVEDPWKELWFYQGVPWMKDLATFKPEARAKIVAEKKRQRDEYVKRLQILLDQGKKVALLEGGDPTVYSRSFWILDELDEGRVEIIPGVGAMTAAMAALKKSSTGGGARFVAQTAPFAFFGKSDRDDLARDLSRYPGTLVFYMGIAEIENLVNTLKKYNSADLPLAVVFYAGYAEKEKVIKGNLGNILGKVAPEKEDWLGMIIVGHCLEGPAFNLSGKAKKPAIRKGPSQMK